The Rissa tridactyla isolate bRisTri1 unplaced genomic scaffold, bRisTri1.patW.cur.20221130 scaffold_108, whole genome shotgun sequence genome includes a window with the following:
- the TLCD3B gene encoding ceramide synthase produces MRGAPPRCRGDAAAWEGAAPPPSAPVPMAPPGAALAAGLLFFPGLFLLAKAALRRLRCPEPHAAILAARLVSSVQAVMASTAGYIISSSCHHVIDDQHWLAGAYPQFAVPYFVYDVYAMFLCHWHRGRVKGHEVAPPPSLRAAAGAYLRKDLLMVLHHAAMVLVCFPVAALWRQGKGDFFLGCLLMAELSTPFVCLGKVLILYQRQHTTLHKLNGVALLVTFLLCRVLLFPYLYWAYGRQRGLPLLQVPGALPPTYNAAAAALLAPQLYWFALICRGAWRLFRTPPPPPRQPP; encoded by the exons ATGCGCGGTGCTCCTCCCCGTTGCCGTGGCGACGCGGCGGCCTGGGAGGGGGCG GCCCCGCCCCCCTCGGCCCCGGTTCCCAtggccccccccggggcggcgCTGGCCGCCGGGCTCCTCTTCTTCCCCGGGCTCTTCCTGCTGGCCAAGGCCGCCCTCCGCCGGCTGCGCTGCCCCGAGCCCCACGCCGCGATCCTGGCCGCCAG GCTGGTGTCGTCGGTGCAGGCGGTGATGGCCTCCACGGCCGGCTacatcatctcctcctcctgccaccacgTCATCGATGACCA gcaCTGGCTAGCGGGGGCGTACCCCCAGTTCGCCGTCCCCTACTTCGTCTACGACGTCTATGCCATGTTCCTGTGTCACTGGCACCGAGGACGGGTGAAAGGACACGAGGTGGCACCTCCCCCATCCCTGAGAGCGGCTGCTGGCGCCTACCTGCGCAAGGACCTCCTCATGGTGCTCCACCACGCCGCCATGGTGCTCGTCTGCTTCCCAGTGGCCGCC CTGTGGCGCCAGGGGAAGGGTGACTTCTTCTTGGGGTGTCTCCTGATGGCTGAGCTCAGCACCCCCTTCGTCTGTCTCGGCAAGGTCCTCATCCTG TACCAGCGCCAACACACGACTCTCCACAAGCTCAATGGGGTGGCCTTGCTGGTGACCTTCCTCCTCTGCCGCGTCCTCCTCTTCCCCTACCTCTACTGGGCCTACGGCCGCCAGCGGGGGCTGCCGCTGCTGCAGGTGCCGGGGGCGCTGCCCCCCACCTACAAcgccgctgctgccgccctcCTGGCCCCACAGCTCTACTGGTTCGCGCTCATCTGCCGGGGAGCGTGGCGCCTCTTCCGcaccccgcccccgcccccccgccagcccccctga